From a single Candidatus Sulfotelmatobacter sp. genomic region:
- a CDS encoding c-type cytochrome codes for MGKFLIGLFVGLIVIPVGVYMYFSSGSVPVATSAEPMPFEKMLAGMALHARMNKEMPKSVPVAADEAAFVAGAQVYKEHCAVCHGLPGKPQTAIAQGMFPKPPKLTEGMGVSDDPPQETYWKVAGGIRMTGMPGFEKTLSTTQMWQVSLLLANSDKLPQAAKDALAAPPPTMPDMKMPDVRK; via the coding sequence ATGGGAAAGTTTCTGATCGGGCTGTTTGTGGGCTTGATTGTAATTCCGGTAGGCGTCTATATGTATTTTTCTTCGGGAAGCGTGCCGGTGGCGACTTCGGCGGAGCCAATGCCATTTGAAAAGATGCTGGCCGGGATGGCGCTGCACGCGCGGATGAATAAGGAGATGCCGAAATCGGTGCCAGTCGCGGCGGATGAGGCTGCCTTTGTGGCGGGCGCGCAAGTCTACAAGGAGCACTGTGCAGTGTGTCACGGACTTCCGGGGAAGCCGCAAACCGCGATCGCGCAGGGAATGTTTCCCAAGCCTCCGAAGCTTACCGAAGGGATGGGAGTATCGGACGATCCGCCGCAGGAAACTTATTGGAAAGTTGCGGGAGGAATTCGCATGACGGGGATGCCGGGATTTGAGAAGACACTCTCGACCACGCAAATGTGGCAAGTAAGTTTGTTGCTGGCGAATTCCGACAAACTGCCGCAGGCGGCGAAAGACGCTCTCGCCGCCCCTCCGCCGACAATGCCGGACATGAAGATGCCAGATGTGAGGAAATAG